In Ilumatobacter fluminis, the following proteins share a genomic window:
- the miaB gene encoding tRNA (N6-isopentenyl adenosine(37)-C2)-methylthiotransferase MiaB: MTRSYVVRTYGCQMNEHDSERIAGLLEADGLVRAESEDEADVVVLNTCCIRENADNKLYGNLGHLKPWKDAKDGRQIMVAGCLAQKDRDLVASKAKHVDVVIGTHNVHRAADLLEQATTSSAPITEILEEAVIDDHAMFPSALPARRETSYNGWVTIQIGCDNNCAFCIVPAVRGAEISRPYDDIVAEVRQLASDGVTEVTLLGQNVNSYGRDLQLAARRAGDDDAKLRPLFADLLRDVGSVEGIRRVRYTSPHPKDMRPETFAAMAETPAVCNYLHYPLQSGSDRVLSLMHRGYTGERYLERLAQARSVIGDLAVSTDIIVGFPGETDDDFERTLEVAAAAEFDFAYMFIFSPRPGTEAADMEGDFVDAAVAGERFDRLKLVIERSALRKHQAREGLVEEVLVEGPSKKRPEITTGRTRQNKLVHFEAPQPLRVGSYANVEVTRGAPHFLEGRFVELLAEPTHKLRIPVASL, from the coding sequence GTGACACGCAGCTACGTCGTTCGTACCTACGGGTGCCAGATGAACGAGCACGACTCCGAGCGCATCGCCGGACTGCTCGAGGCCGACGGGCTCGTGCGCGCCGAGTCGGAGGACGAGGCCGACGTCGTCGTGCTCAACACGTGCTGCATCCGTGAGAACGCCGACAACAAGCTGTACGGCAACCTCGGCCACCTCAAGCCGTGGAAGGACGCCAAGGACGGTCGTCAGATCATGGTCGCGGGCTGCCTCGCGCAGAAAGATCGCGATCTCGTGGCGAGCAAGGCCAAGCACGTCGACGTCGTCATCGGCACCCACAACGTGCACCGCGCCGCCGATCTGCTCGAGCAGGCCACCACGAGTTCGGCGCCGATCACCGAGATCCTCGAAGAGGCCGTGATCGACGACCATGCGATGTTCCCGTCGGCACTGCCGGCCCGGCGCGAGACGAGCTACAACGGCTGGGTCACGATCCAGATCGGCTGCGACAACAACTGCGCCTTCTGCATCGTGCCGGCCGTGCGGGGCGCCGAGATCAGCCGCCCGTACGACGACATCGTCGCCGAGGTGCGCCAGCTCGCATCCGACGGCGTGACCGAGGTGACCCTCCTCGGTCAGAACGTCAACTCGTACGGACGAGACCTGCAACTCGCCGCCCGCCGTGCCGGCGACGACGACGCGAAGCTGCGTCCGTTGTTCGCCGACCTGCTCCGCGACGTCGGCTCGGTCGAGGGCATCCGCCGGGTCCGCTACACGAGTCCTCACCCGAAGGACATGCGTCCCGAGACGTTCGCCGCCATGGCCGAGACACCGGCCGTGTGCAATTACCTGCACTATCCGCTCCAGTCGGGCAGCGATCGTGTGCTGTCGCTGATGCACCGCGGCTACACCGGTGAGCGTTACCTCGAGCGGTTGGCCCAGGCCCGTTCGGTGATCGGCGACCTCGCCGTGTCGACCGACATCATCGTCGGCTTTCCCGGCGAGACCGACGACGACTTCGAACGCACGCTCGAAGTCGCCGCCGCCGCGGAGTTCGACTTCGCCTACATGTTCATCTTCTCGCCCCGACCCGGGACCGAAGCGGCCGACATGGAGGGCGACTTCGTCGACGCGGCCGTGGCGGGTGAGCGCTTCGATCGACTCAAGCTCGTGATCGAACGCTCGGCGCTGCGCAAGCATCAGGCGCGCGAGGGGCTCGTCGAGGAGGTCCTGGTCGAGGGGCCGTCGAAGAAGCGCCCCGAGATCACGACCGGCCGGACCCGCCAGAACAAGCTCGTCCACTTCGAGGCGCCCCAGCCGCTGCGGGTCGGTTCGTACGCGAACGTCGAGGTCACCCGCGGCGCGCCGCACTTCCTCGAAGGCCGGTTCGTCGAGCTGCTCGCCGAACCGACCCACAAGCTGCGCATCCCCGTCGCCTCGCTGTGA
- a CDS encoding mycothione reductase, whose product MPPIETDEQYDLIIIGSGSGNSIPEYLSDWNIALIERGTFGGTCLNVGCIPSKMFVMPADVALEAGHADRLGISLEYHGADWPAIRDRVFGRIDPISEGGRQYRDTGTENVTLYQATAQFVAPKVIDVEGVRMTADHILVATGSRPVVPPIPGLMETGFHTSDTIMRLDELPGRLGIIGGGFIAVEMGHVFAGLGSQVSVFNRSDVLLRHFDREIAERFTEVFSARPNVDVHLQHLPTKVERRGHEIVIHCAGEEIVVDQLLVATGREPNSDLVAAEEGGLSCHHHGTIEVDEHLRTRVEGVWAIGDVANSWQLKHVANHEATVAFWNIAHPDDLKRVDYKAVPSAVFSNPQVATVGLTEEQARAEGRDVVIGRRDYGGTAYGWALVDDTSFAKVVVDAATGLIVGAHIIGPQAASLIQPLIQAMQFDQTAADIANEPYWIHPALTEVVENALLEAVEQL is encoded by the coding sequence GTGCCTCCCATCGAGACCGACGAGCAATACGACCTGATCATCATCGGCAGTGGATCGGGGAACTCGATCCCCGAGTACCTGTCCGACTGGAACATCGCGCTGATCGAGCGCGGCACCTTCGGCGGGACGTGCCTCAACGTCGGGTGCATCCCCTCGAAGATGTTCGTGATGCCCGCCGACGTCGCGCTCGAAGCCGGCCATGCCGACCGGCTCGGCATCTCACTGGAGTACCACGGTGCCGACTGGCCGGCGATCCGCGACCGGGTGTTCGGTCGGATCGACCCCATCTCCGAAGGAGGCCGCCAGTACCGCGACACCGGCACCGAGAACGTCACGCTCTACCAGGCGACCGCTCAGTTCGTCGCACCCAAGGTGATCGACGTCGAAGGCGTCCGCATGACCGCCGATCACATCCTCGTCGCCACCGGTTCGCGCCCCGTCGTGCCGCCGATCCCGGGCCTCATGGAGACCGGGTTCCACACGAGCGACACGATCATGCGGCTCGACGAACTCCCCGGCCGGCTCGGGATCATCGGCGGTGGCTTCATCGCCGTCGAGATGGGCCACGTGTTCGCCGGTCTCGGTTCGCAGGTGTCGGTCTTCAACCGCTCCGACGTCCTCCTCCGGCACTTCGACCGTGAGATCGCCGAACGGTTCACGGAGGTCTTCTCCGCTCGTCCCAACGTCGACGTGCACCTCCAGCACCTGCCGACCAAGGTCGAGCGGCGCGGGCACGAGATCGTCATCCACTGCGCCGGTGAGGAGATCGTCGTCGACCAGTTGCTCGTCGCCACCGGGCGCGAGCCGAACAGCGATCTCGTCGCCGCCGAGGAAGGCGGCTTGTCGTGCCACCACCACGGCACGATCGAGGTCGACGAACACCTCCGGACGCGTGTCGAGGGTGTCTGGGCGATCGGTGACGTCGCCAACTCGTGGCAGCTCAAGCACGTCGCCAACCACGAGGCAACGGTGGCGTTCTGGAACATCGCCCACCCCGACGACCTGAAGCGGGTCGACTACAAGGCCGTCCCGTCGGCGGTGTTCAGCAACCCGCAGGTGGCGACGGTCGGCCTCACCGAGGAGCAGGCACGCGCCGAAGGTCGCGACGTCGTGATCGGTCGCCGCGACTACGGCGGCACCGCCTACGGCTGGGCCCTCGTCGACGACACGTCGTTCGCCAAGGTCGTCGTCGACGCCGCGACCGGGTTGATCGTCGGCGCCCACATCATCGGCCCACAGGCGGCATCGCTGATCCAGCCCCTGATCCAGGCCATGCAGTTCGACCAGACGGCGGCCGACATCGCGAACGAGCCGTACTGGATCCATCCGGCGCTGACCGAGGTCGTCGAGAACGCCCTGCTCGAAGCGGTCGAACAACTGTGA
- a CDS encoding alcohol dehydrogenase catalytic domain-containing protein — MSSTVRAAVCRSFGEPLAVEELTLAGPETGEVRVRLRAVAICHSDVSYADGEWGGELPAVFGHEAAGEIVEVGDGVGFEVGTSVVVTLIRSCGECHRCQNGAEVACSTQFALDGRSPLTDRDGASIVHGMRTAAFAEEVVVHASQIVPIDGDLPADSASLLACGVITGVGAVVNTAQVEPGSTVVVLGCGGVGLNVVQGAAIAKAASIVAVDMHAGKLELAARLGATHTHDLADGPIDDLVRSLTNDEMADYVFVATGAPSALATAGDIVGTMGAVVIVGMPATGVAGSFDPSTLAGNNQRILGSKMGTSVIARDIPDLMQRYHDGDLELDGLISRRFPLEQINDAMDEVRSGAALRNVIIFD; from the coding sequence ATGTCGTCGACGGTTCGCGCCGCGGTCTGCCGTTCGTTCGGCGAGCCCTTGGCCGTCGAAGAACTCACCCTGGCCGGCCCCGAGACCGGCGAGGTGCGCGTCCGCCTGCGGGCGGTCGCGATCTGCCACAGCGATGTGTCGTACGCCGACGGCGAATGGGGCGGTGAGCTACCCGCCGTGTTCGGCCACGAGGCCGCCGGCGAGATCGTCGAGGTCGGCGACGGCGTCGGCTTCGAGGTCGGCACGTCGGTCGTGGTCACCCTCATCCGATCGTGTGGCGAGTGCCACCGGTGCCAGAACGGGGCCGAGGTCGCCTGCTCGACCCAGTTCGCTCTCGACGGGCGCTCCCCGCTCACCGACCGAGACGGCGCCTCGATCGTGCACGGCATGCGCACCGCTGCGTTCGCCGAGGAGGTCGTGGTGCACGCCAGCCAGATCGTGCCGATCGACGGCGATCTGCCGGCCGACTCGGCGTCGCTCCTGGCCTGCGGGGTGATCACCGGTGTCGGCGCCGTCGTCAACACGGCGCAGGTCGAGCCCGGCAGCACCGTCGTCGTGCTGGGGTGTGGCGGCGTCGGCCTGAACGTGGTGCAGGGCGCGGCGATCGCCAAGGCGGCGTCGATCGTCGCCGTCGACATGCACGCCGGCAAGCTCGAGCTGGCGGCACGGCTCGGTGCCACCCACACCCACGACCTCGCCGACGGTCCGATCGACGACCTCGTCCGATCACTCACCAACGACGAGATGGCCGACTACGTGTTCGTGGCGACCGGGGCGCCCTCGGCACTGGCGACGGCGGGCGACATCGTCGGCACGATGGGCGCCGTCGTGATCGTCGGCATGCCCGCCACGGGCGTCGCCGGTTCGTTCGACCCGAGCACGCTGGCCGGCAACAACCAGCGGATCCTCGGTTCGAAGATGGGCACCTCGGTCATCGCACGCGACATTCCCGACCTGATGCAGCGCTACCACGACGGCGACCTCGAACTCGACGGGCTGATCTCGCGCCGCTTCCCCCTGGAGCAGATCAACGACGCGATGGACGAGGTCCGATCCGGCGCCGCGCTGCGCAACGTCATCATCTTCGACTGA
- a CDS encoding mandelate racemase/muconate lactonizing enzyme family protein yields MRIESVETFVIGNPPPGWGGHYFVVAKVTTDDGLYGYGEAYGATVRAPVLADTIVDLADQFLVGHDPHHIELFWRRAYSRGFTQRPDVTLQGAMSALEIACWDIIGKAAGKPVYELLGGRVHEALRSYTYLYPKPDDTADVYTDPDTAAARAAEEVERGFTAVKFDPCGPYTAMGGHQPRRADVELTRSIVAAVRDAVGDRADILVGTHGQFTAGGALRIASAIAPYDPLWFEEPVPPDDIAAMAQVAQSSHVPVATGERLTTKYEFARLLEARAASVIQPNLGRVGGLLEGKKVAAIAEAFGAQVAPHCYNGPIGLAANVQLAACTPNFLITEAIQDLTGFHADLLVEPLQWSEGNVVIPTAPGLGVELDEDVARAHPYDGDATHLTMWNDPIDEAELHRRV; encoded by the coding sequence ATGCGCATCGAATCAGTCGAGACGTTCGTCATCGGGAATCCCCCGCCGGGATGGGGAGGCCACTACTTCGTCGTCGCGAAGGTGACCACCGACGACGGGCTGTACGGATACGGCGAGGCATACGGGGCGACGGTGCGTGCACCCGTGCTCGCCGACACGATCGTCGACCTCGCCGATCAGTTCCTCGTCGGCCACGATCCGCACCACATCGAGCTGTTCTGGCGGCGCGCCTACTCGCGCGGGTTCACCCAGCGACCCGACGTGACCCTGCAGGGCGCCATGAGCGCGCTCGAGATCGCCTGTTGGGACATCATCGGCAAGGCGGCCGGCAAGCCCGTCTACGAGCTGCTCGGTGGCCGGGTGCACGAGGCGTTGCGGTCGTACACGTACCTGTACCCGAAGCCCGACGACACAGCGGACGTGTACACCGATCCGGATACCGCAGCGGCACGGGCGGCCGAGGAGGTCGAGCGGGGCTTCACGGCGGTGAAGTTCGACCCGTGCGGGCCGTACACCGCGATGGGAGGGCACCAACCCCGACGCGCCGACGTCGAACTCACCCGGTCGATCGTCGCCGCCGTGCGCGACGCCGTCGGTGACCGTGCCGACATCCTCGTCGGCACCCACGGGCAGTTCACCGCGGGCGGAGCGCTGCGGATCGCCTCGGCGATCGCCCCGTACGACCCGCTGTGGTTCGAGGAGCCGGTGCCGCCCGACGACATCGCTGCGATGGCGCAGGTCGCTCAGTCGTCGCACGTGCCGGTCGCCACCGGTGAACGGCTGACGACCAAGTACGAGTTCGCGCGGCTCCTCGAGGCGCGGGCAGCGTCGGTCATCCAGCCGAACCTCGGGCGCGTCGGTGGCCTACTCGAAGGCAAGAAGGTGGCGGCGATCGCCGAGGCGTTCGGCGCTCAGGTGGCACCGCACTGCTACAACGGTCCGATCGGTCTGGCGGCCAACGTGCAGCTGGCTGCGTGCACGCCGAACTTCCTGATCACCGAGGCGATCCAGGATCTCACCGGCTTCCACGCCGATCTGCTCGTCGAACCGTTGCAGTGGTCGGAGGGCAACGTCGTGATCCCGACCGCACCCGGTCTGGGCGTCGAGCTCGACGAGGACGTCGCCCGGGCCCACCCGTACGACGGCGATGCGACGCACCTGACGATGTGGAACGACCCGATCGACGAAGCCGAACTGCACCGGCGGGTCTGA
- a CDS encoding SMP-30/gluconolactonase/LRE family protein, translating into MTRFVDLQPELTEVASGLRFPEGPVAMPDGSVVLVEMFGPRLTRVLPDGTTETIADIPGGPNGAAIGPDGAVYLCNNGGAFRPAELGDLLLPGGFDASAHIGGRVQRVDLDSGEVTDLYTECDGRPLRAPNDLVMDGHGGFYFTDHGIRDHGTRTSDLTAIYYALADGSHIHEVVFPTEAPNGIGLSPDGSMLYWAETMTGRVFQRAVVTPGELAPAVPLDPSAVLCGLAGQQYLDSLAVDGDGWVCVATIFNGGVTAISPDGEVVEHHATGDIITTNICFGGDDLRTAYITLSSTGRLVSTPWPRTGLRLAHT; encoded by the coding sequence ATGACCCGCTTCGTCGATCTGCAGCCCGAACTGACCGAGGTGGCATCGGGCCTCCGGTTCCCGGAAGGGCCGGTCGCGATGCCCGACGGCTCGGTCGTCCTCGTCGAGATGTTCGGCCCGAGGCTCACGCGTGTCCTGCCCGACGGCACCACCGAGACGATCGCCGACATCCCCGGGGGACCGAACGGCGCGGCGATCGGCCCCGACGGGGCCGTGTACCTGTGCAACAACGGCGGCGCCTTCCGTCCGGCCGAGTTGGGCGACCTGCTCCTCCCGGGTGGGTTCGACGCCTCGGCCCACATCGGCGGTCGGGTCCAGCGCGTCGACCTCGACAGCGGCGAGGTGACCGATCTGTACACCGAGTGCGACGGACGACCACTGCGCGCACCGAACGACCTCGTGATGGACGGCCACGGCGGCTTCTACTTCACCGATCACGGCATCCGCGATCACGGCACCCGGACCAGCGATCTGACGGCGATCTACTACGCCCTCGCCGACGGCAGCCACATCCACGAGGTGGTGTTCCCGACCGAAGCCCCGAACGGCATCGGCCTGTCGCCCGACGGCTCGATGCTCTACTGGGCCGAGACGATGACCGGTCGCGTGTTCCAGCGTGCCGTGGTCACGCCCGGCGAGTTGGCGCCGGCGGTGCCGCTCGACCCGTCGGCCGTGTTGTGCGGCCTCGCCGGCCAGCAGTACCTCGACTCGCTCGCTGTCGACGGCGATGGGTGGGTGTGCGTCGCCACGATCTTCAACGGTGGCGTGACGGCGATCTCGCCCGACGGTGAGGTGGTCGAGCACCACGCGACGGGCGACATCATCACGACCAACATCTGTTTCGGTGGCGACGATCTGCGCACCGCCTACATCACGTTGTCGAGCACCGGTCGACTGGTGTCGACGCCGTGGCCTCGCACCGGGTTGCGCCTGGCGCACACCTGA
- a CDS encoding VOC family protein produces MAVPQRLTMVTLGVADLARSTAFYESLGWTRSSASQDTVTFFSMQGSALGLFGRDALADDAGVDSQGSGFRAVTVALNCDSRDEVDAVFAEWVAAGAEPVKQPEPVFWGGYSSYVADPDGHLWEIAHNPYAPNDESGRMPLPD; encoded by the coding sequence ATGGCCGTCCCACAACGTCTGACGATGGTGACGCTCGGCGTTGCCGACCTGGCCCGATCGACGGCGTTCTACGAATCGCTCGGTTGGACACGATCGTCGGCGTCGCAGGACACCGTGACGTTCTTCTCGATGCAGGGCAGCGCCCTCGGCCTGTTCGGTCGTGACGCGCTGGCTGATGACGCTGGCGTCGACAGCCAGGGCTCGGGCTTCCGGGCCGTCACCGTGGCGCTTAACTGCGACAGCCGCGACGAGGTCGACGCCGTGTTCGCCGAGTGGGTCGCCGCCGGCGCCGAGCCGGTCAAGCAACCCGAGCCGGTGTTCTGGGGCGGCTACTCGTCGTACGTCGCCGACCCCGACGGCCATCTCTGGGAGATCGCTCACAACCCGTACGCCCCGAACGACGAGTCGGGCCGCATGCCGCTACCCGACTGA
- the recA gene encoding recombinase RecA, whose amino-acid sequence MANDREKALDMALSQIDKQFGKGSIMRMGEKGTMAVEAVSTGALSLDLALGIGGLPRGRITEIYGPESSGKSTLAMHVVAEAQRNGGTCAYIDAEHAMDPVYAKAIGVDIDQLLISQPDTGEQALEICDMLVRSGAIDVVVVDSVAALTPRAEIEGEMGDTHVGLQARLMSQALRKLTGNLNKTKTICVFINQLREKIGVMFGSPETTPGGRALKFYSSVRLDIRRIESLKDGAEVVGNRTRVKVVKNKVAPPFRQAEFDIMYGKGISREGSLLDMSVDLGIVTKSGAWFTYEGEQLGQGRENAKNFLTEHLEVMMEISDKVMIAAGLRPDPDAPGDEFTDADDEPITLD is encoded by the coding sequence ATGGCGAACGACCGCGAAAAGGCGCTGGACATGGCGCTGTCCCAGATCGACAAGCAGTTCGGCAAGGGATCGATCATGCGGATGGGCGAGAAGGGCACCATGGCGGTCGAGGCCGTCTCCACCGGTGCACTGAGCCTCGACCTCGCACTCGGCATCGGCGGCCTGCCGCGTGGCCGCATCACGGAGATCTACGGCCCGGAGTCGTCGGGTAAGTCGACCCTCGCCATGCACGTCGTGGCCGAGGCCCAGCGCAACGGTGGCACGTGCGCCTACATCGACGCCGAGCACGCGATGGACCCGGTCTACGCCAAGGCGATCGGCGTCGACATCGACCAGCTCCTCATCTCCCAGCCCGACACCGGCGAGCAGGCACTCGAGATCTGCGACATGCTCGTGCGCTCCGGCGCGATCGACGTCGTCGTCGTCGACTCGGTGGCGGCGCTCACGCCCCGTGCCGAGATCGAGGGCGAGATGGGCGACACCCACGTCGGCCTCCAGGCCCGCCTCATGAGCCAGGCGCTGCGCAAGCTGACCGGCAACCTCAACAAGACCAAGACGATCTGCGTCTTCATCAACCAGCTGCGCGAGAAGATCGGTGTCATGTTCGGCTCGCCCGAGACGACGCCGGGCGGTCGTGCGCTCAAGTTCTACTCGTCGGTCCGTCTCGACATCCGCCGCATCGAGTCCCTGAAGGACGGCGCCGAGGTCGTCGGCAACCGCACCCGCGTCAAGGTCGTCAAGAACAAGGTCGCCCCGCCGTTCCGGCAGGCCGAGTTCGACATCATGTACGGCAAGGGCATCAGTCGTGAGGGGTCGCTGCTCGACATGTCGGTCGATCTGGGCATCGTGACCAAATCGGGAGCGTGGTTCACCTACGAAGGCGAACAGCTCGGCCAGGGCCGGGAGAACGCCAAGAACTTCCTCACCGAGCATCTCGAGGTGATGATGGAAATCAGCGACAAGGTGATGATCGCTGCCGGCCTGCGCCCCGATCCCGATGCGCCCGGCGACGAGTTCACCGACGCCGACGACGAGCCCATCACGCTCGACTGA
- a CDS encoding DUF983 domain-containing protein, with protein MSGQIPVIQPIEKAPSRPRLLARGFTRRCPWCGDRHAYFTGWFKREERCQRCGHGYRRGDHAFELGATTANIILTFGTLLLVMLVLVVATVPDVPVVLVVVAASAVGLLGPALYYPISFTLWQAVDLWMRPPTEAELAGIADASL; from the coding sequence ATGTCCGGACAAATCCCCGTCATCCAGCCCATCGAGAAAGCCCCGTCCCGGCCCCGTCTCCTGGCGCGCGGATTCACCCGCCGGTGCCCCTGGTGTGGCGATCGCCACGCCTATTTCACCGGCTGGTTCAAGCGCGAGGAGCGCTGTCAGCGGTGCGGTCACGGCTACCGACGCGGCGACCACGCGTTCGAACTCGGCGCCACCACGGCCAACATCATCCTGACCTTCGGCACCCTGCTCCTGGTGATGCTGGTGCTCGTCGTCGCGACCGTGCCCGACGTACCGGTCGTGCTCGTCGTCGTGGCAGCCAGCGCCGTCGGCCTGCTGGGGCCGGCGCTGTACTACCCGATCTCGTTCACGCTGTGGCAGGCGGTCGACCTCTGGATGCGTCCGCCGACCGAGGCCGAACTCGCCGGCATCGCCGACGCCTCGCTGTAG
- a CDS encoding ABC transporter ATP-binding protein, producing MSDWAPPTPAMPPPPDPNAPAPMVEVTNVTKAFGDVVAVSDVSFRVGPGVTALLGPNGAGKSTLFRVMCGLTPPSQGTVRVLGADARADREVRGRIGLAPQQDALFDRLSAHRFVEIAALTHAVSEPASAADRALELVDLDPRVDKPVGSYSKGMRQRVKLAAALVNDPDVLILDEPLTGLDPVQRNRMIRLFHDLGDQGKCLLVSSHVLDEVARIGSNVLVIAQGRLAASGDYRALRRLMDDRPLRLRINADRPRDLAAALVGGSFVDGVSVSADEVIADTTDIDRFGRHVAAVAKELDVRLYEVQPTDDDLESVFRYLVERRR from the coding sequence ATGAGTGACTGGGCACCCCCGACCCCGGCGATGCCGCCGCCTCCCGATCCGAATGCCCCGGCCCCCATGGTCGAGGTCACCAACGTCACCAAGGCGTTCGGCGACGTCGTCGCCGTCTCCGACGTGTCGTTTCGCGTCGGCCCCGGTGTCACGGCGCTGCTCGGCCCGAACGGCGCCGGCAAGTCGACCCTGTTCCGCGTGATGTGTGGCCTGACGCCGCCGTCGCAGGGCACCGTCCGCGTGCTCGGCGCCGACGCTCGAGCCGACCGTGAAGTTCGTGGCCGGATCGGGCTGGCGCCACAGCAGGACGCCTTGTTCGATCGGCTCAGCGCCCATCGATTCGTCGAGATCGCCGCGCTGACCCACGCCGTGTCCGAACCGGCATCGGCCGCGGACCGTGCACTCGAACTCGTCGACCTCGACCCCCGGGTCGACAAGCCGGTCGGTTCCTACTCGAAGGGCATGCGGCAGCGGGTGAAGCTCGCGGCGGCACTCGTCAACGATCCCGACGTGCTGATCCTCGACGAGCCGCTGACGGGCCTCGATCCGGTGCAGCGCAATCGCATGATCCGGCTGTTCCACGATCTCGGCGACCAGGGCAAGTGCCTGCTCGTGTCGAGCCATGTGCTCGACGAGGTGGCCCGGATCGGATCGAACGTCCTCGTGATCGCTCAAGGTCGCCTCGCGGCGTCGGGTGACTATCGGGCGCTCCGTCGCCTGATGGACGATCGTCCGCTGCGTTTGCGCATCAACGCCGACCGGCCGCGCGACCTCGCCGCTGCGCTCGTCGGTGGGTCGTTCGTCGACGGGGTCTCGGTCTCGGCCGACGAGGTGATCGCCGACACCACCGACATCGATCGTTTCGGCCGCCACGTGGCGGCCGTCGCCAAGGAGCTCGACGTGCGCCTGTACGAAGTCCAACCGACCGACGACGACCTCGAGTCGGTCTTCCGCTATCTCGTGGAGCGTCGGCGATGA
- a CDS encoding ABC transporter permease subunit: MSDAQILDRGYRRYDGERSGVRGAVRSVAWHTTRSILGLGRKGRHKVFPIIVAVIAFVPATVFLAVTVLFGELGDEVRPEYWEFFGFSVMAALLFTAFVAPEAIVRDRRDGMFSLYLSTPLTKPTYLLAKAMATVGTLWLIIGLPVVMAFIGYTVQSQGPDGFPAWLGVAARLLASGLLISAIYTAVSLAASSITDRRAFASVAVIMLMFGLSIAVNLIVEEGQMSDWLSLLDPLGTPLEIPARMFGGESVEYAGVATWAVALANAAWLLVPSAIVAFRYRNLEAV, translated from the coding sequence ATGAGCGACGCACAGATCCTCGACCGGGGCTACCGCCGCTACGACGGTGAGCGGTCCGGCGTCCGCGGTGCGGTCCGCTCCGTGGCATGGCACACCACACGAAGCATCCTCGGGCTCGGTCGCAAGGGCCGACACAAGGTGTTCCCGATCATCGTGGCGGTCATCGCCTTCGTGCCGGCCACGGTCTTCCTCGCGGTCACGGTGCTGTTCGGGGAGCTCGGCGACGAAGTCCGCCCCGAGTACTGGGAGTTCTTCGGGTTCTCGGTGATGGCGGCGCTGCTGTTCACGGCGTTCGTGGCCCCGGAGGCCATCGTCCGTGACCGTCGCGACGGCATGTTCTCGCTCTACTTGTCGACGCCGCTCACCAAGCCGACCTACCTGCTCGCCAAGGCCATGGCGACCGTCGGCACGCTCTGGTTGATCATCGGTCTGCCGGTGGTCATGGCGTTCATCGGCTACACCGTGCAGTCGCAGGGCCCCGACGGGTTCCCGGCGTGGCTCGGCGTGGCTGCTCGGCTGCTCGCCTCGGGGCTGCTGATCAGCGCCATCTACACGGCGGTCAGCCTCGCAGCGTCGAGCATCACCGACCGGCGTGCGTTCGCGAGCGTGGCCGTGATCATGCTCATGTTCGGTCTCTCGATCGCAGTCAACCTGATCGTCGAAGAGGGTCAGATGAGCGACTGGTTGTCGCTCCTCGACCCGCTCGGCACGCCGCTCGAGATCCCGGCCCGCATGTTCGGCGGCGAGTCGGTCGAGTACGCCGGCGTCGCCACCTGGGCGGTCGCCCTCGCCAACGCGGCGTGGCTGCTCGTTCCGTCCGCGATCGTCGCCTTCCGCTACCGCAACCTGGAGGCCGTCTGA